The Nocardia arthritidis genome has a window encoding:
- a CDS encoding FadR/GntR family transcriptional regulator, with protein sequence MAAQVRRHPLAAQTAELLMTRIRAGEWPLGHRLPGETTLAAQLGVGRSTLREAVRELAGKGVLDSRQGAGVYVTALEATENWDVVLRQADIVSVIEARIAIESEAAALAAHRRTRADLRVLRSTLAAREANGEPVAEHVDADMAFHRAVIVAAHNEVLTQLFDSFLPRLRLAMIDMLEIRPVPSESADHAAHQRLLDAIVAKNASAAAEFSRTHLTSLKAAFS encoded by the coding sequence ATGGCAGCGCAAGTTCGCAGGCACCCGCTCGCCGCGCAAACCGCCGAACTGCTGATGACCCGCATTCGCGCAGGTGAATGGCCGCTCGGTCACCGGCTACCCGGCGAGACGACGCTGGCCGCCCAGCTCGGCGTCGGCCGTTCGACGCTGCGCGAGGCGGTCCGCGAACTCGCGGGAAAGGGTGTACTCGACAGCCGCCAGGGCGCGGGCGTCTACGTCACCGCGCTGGAGGCCACCGAGAACTGGGATGTCGTGCTGCGCCAGGCCGATATCGTTTCGGTGATCGAGGCGCGCATCGCCATCGAATCGGAGGCCGCGGCCCTCGCCGCGCATCGCCGCACCCGCGCCGATCTGCGGGTGCTGCGCAGCACGCTGGCGGCGCGGGAGGCGAACGGCGAACCGGTCGCCGAACACGTCGACGCCGATATGGCCTTCCACCGCGCCGTCATCGTCGCGGCGCACAACGAGGTGCTCACCCAGCTTTTCGACAGTTTCCTCCCCCGGCTCCGGCTCGCGATGATCGATATGCTCGAAATCCGGCCGGTCCCTTCCGAATCCGCCGACCACGCCGCCCACCAGCGGCTGCTCGACGCCATCGTCGCCAAAAACGCCTCGGCCGCCGCGGAATTCAGCCGAACCCATCTGACCTCACTGAAAGCAGCGTTCTCGTGA
- a CDS encoding TetR/AcrR family transcriptional regulator, with the protein MAPPRKHDTDVILDAARTLVLTDGPRAASVAAIAEASGAPVGTLYHRFGNRNGVLTAAWLRALERFQARTLAAADDPDPVAAGVAMAAAAVGFGRELPDDARLLLNLRPRDLLDGGPDDEFRARLDLMNAPLIAHLRRIAHALFGSADERAIDAVSRAVVDLPYAALRRHAHAPTLPAWLDTDLPEAARTLLESYRR; encoded by the coding sequence ATGGCCCCACCTCGCAAGCACGACACCGATGTGATCCTGGACGCGGCGCGGACGCTGGTACTCACCGACGGCCCGCGCGCGGCGTCGGTGGCCGCCATCGCCGAAGCCAGCGGCGCCCCCGTCGGCACCCTCTACCACCGCTTCGGCAATCGGAACGGGGTGCTCACCGCCGCATGGCTGCGCGCGCTGGAACGATTCCAGGCCCGCACCCTAGCCGCCGCCGACGATCCGGACCCGGTGGCGGCGGGCGTCGCGATGGCCGCCGCCGCGGTCGGTTTCGGCCGCGAACTGCCCGACGACGCAAGGCTTCTGCTCAACCTGCGCCCGCGCGACCTACTCGACGGCGGACCCGACGACGAATTCCGGGCCCGGCTCGACCTGATGAACGCGCCGCTCATCGCCCACCTGCGCCGGATCGCCCACGCGCTGTTCGGCAGCGCCGACGAGCGCGCCATCGACGCCGTCAGCCGCGCCGTGGTCGACCTCCCCTACGCCGCCCTACGCCGCCACGCCCACGCGCCGACCCTCCCGGCCTGGCTCGACACCGACCTCCCCGAGGCGGCGCGCACCCTGCTGGAGTCGTATCGGCGCTGA
- a CDS encoding sulfotransferase family protein: MIGRDDVGTVDDLHASASKFIGLDDFGDDEYREGLAVLLDSYAKDAELTPFGNKVNRAFLRGALVARLLSEAAWQRFPEYAATPIERPIFVTGLPRSGTTAVHRLLNADPAHQGLEMWLTEMPQPRPPRETWGANPVYQRIAAAYEKHHVEHPEFMGVHHISADQVEECWQLLRQSAKSVSYECLAYLPGYSEWLREQDWTGAYRRHRRNLQLIGLPDAKKRWVLKNPSHLFALDAIFAVYPDALVIQMHRDPRTIIASVCSLNEQASAGWSAKFRGPVVGSTQLDLWARGAARFIADRKRHNPAQFCDVDYGAFVRDPLGTVASIYRHFGIPFSDEARAAMEELHAESTSGAARPVHRYELADFGLSAEQVDRRFEEYRAVYFPESPTAGRD, encoded by the coding sequence GTGATCGGTAGGGACGACGTCGGCACCGTCGACGATCTGCACGCCTCGGCGTCGAAATTCATCGGGCTGGACGATTTCGGCGACGACGAGTACCGCGAAGGGCTCGCGGTACTGCTGGACTCCTATGCGAAGGACGCGGAGCTCACGCCGTTCGGGAACAAGGTCAATCGCGCCTTCCTGCGCGGCGCGCTGGTCGCGCGGCTGCTGAGTGAGGCTGCCTGGCAACGGTTTCCGGAATACGCGGCGACGCCGATCGAGCGGCCCATCTTCGTGACCGGGCTGCCGCGATCCGGCACGACGGCCGTGCACCGGCTGCTGAACGCGGATCCGGCCCATCAGGGTTTGGAAATGTGGCTCACCGAGATGCCGCAGCCGCGGCCGCCGCGGGAAACCTGGGGCGCGAATCCGGTGTATCAGCGGATCGCGGCGGCGTACGAGAAGCACCACGTGGAGCATCCGGAATTCATGGGCGTGCACCACATTTCGGCCGACCAGGTGGAGGAGTGCTGGCAACTGCTGCGGCAGTCGGCGAAATCGGTGTCCTATGAATGCCTCGCCTATCTGCCCGGGTACTCGGAGTGGCTGCGCGAGCAGGACTGGACCGGCGCCTATCGCAGGCATCGGCGCAACCTCCAGCTCATCGGGCTGCCCGATGCGAAAAAGCGCTGGGTGCTGAAGAATCCGAGTCATCTGTTCGCACTCGACGCGATCTTCGCGGTCTATCCGGACGCGCTGGTGATCCAGATGCATCGCGATCCGCGCACCATCATCGCATCGGTGTGCAGCCTCAACGAGCAGGCGTCGGCCGGATGGTCGGCGAAGTTCCGCGGCCCGGTCGTCGGCTCGACGCAGCTGGACCTGTGGGCCCGCGGTGCCGCGAGATTCATCGCGGATCGCAAGCGGCACAACCCCGCCCAGTTCTGCGATGTGGATTATGGTGCGTTCGTCCGCGATCCGCTCGGCACGGTGGCATCGATCTACCGACACTTCGGGATTCCGTTCAGCGACGAGGCGCGGGCGGCGATGGAGGAGCTGCACGCCGAAAGCACCTCGGGTGCGGCCCGTCCGGTGCACCGGTACGAGCTGGCGGATTTCGGTTTGAGCGCGGAACAGGTGGACCGGCGTTTCGAGGAGTATCGGGCGGTCTATTTCCCCGAATCGCCTACTGCTGGCCGGGATTGA
- a CDS encoding helix-turn-helix domain-containing protein, producing MVARRSAPTARVVQLLDYFVEHRGKRFGLSELARELDMAKPTCLGILTELSAGGYLVRDQQTRTYGLGPALIAAGRVAQDGFTVAALARTRLQELSARYRTTCTASAVVGSQIVVLESTGPGMVKVGATYDFAPPVGLMYVLWDTDAALDAWLATPPSVPLNQDESRLRQVVAECRERGYLIESMTAAGRRLYSLLAGVAAHDLPDELRRLVGELVTSLGERVYLGADLRPRKEHPVSLLAAPTYGADGRQNMVLTMYVGKPITGAEITRRGAELVAAADNVTADSGGVRNRNTPLTSDSNLF from the coding sequence ATGGTCGCCCGTAGATCCGCGCCGACCGCCCGGGTCGTCCAGCTGCTGGATTACTTCGTCGAGCACCGCGGCAAACGCTTCGGCCTCTCCGAACTGGCCCGCGAACTGGATATGGCGAAGCCCACCTGCCTGGGCATACTCACCGAGCTCAGCGCCGGCGGCTACCTCGTGCGCGATCAGCAGACCCGCACATACGGCCTGGGTCCCGCGCTGATCGCCGCGGGCCGGGTGGCCCAGGACGGGTTCACCGTCGCGGCCCTCGCCAGGACCCGATTGCAGGAGCTCAGCGCGCGGTACCGGACCACGTGCACCGCATCGGCGGTGGTCGGGTCGCAGATCGTGGTGTTGGAGAGCACCGGGCCCGGCATGGTAAAGGTCGGCGCCACATACGATTTCGCGCCGCCCGTCGGCCTGATGTACGTGCTGTGGGATACCGATGCCGCCCTCGACGCCTGGCTGGCGACGCCGCCGTCGGTGCCGCTGAACCAGGACGAATCCCGGCTGCGGCAGGTGGTCGCCGAATGCCGCGAACGGGGGTACCTGATCGAGAGCATGACCGCGGCGGGCCGCAGGCTGTATTCGCTGCTGGCCGGCGTCGCCGCCCACGATTTACCCGATGAGCTGCGCAGACTCGTCGGCGAACTGGTCACGAGCCTGGGCGAACGTGTGTATCTGGGCGCCGATCTGCGACCGCGCAAGGAACATCCGGTGAGCCTGCTGGCCGCGCCGACCTACGGCGCCGACGGCAGGCAGAACATGGTGCTCACCATGTATGTCGGCAAACCCATCACCGGAGCCGAAATCACCAGGCGCGGTGCGGAATTGGTCGCGGCGGCGGATAATGTGACGGCGGATTCGGGCGGTGTGCGAAACCGGAACACACCATTGACCAGTGACAGCAACTTGTTCTAG
- a CDS encoding 2-isopropylmalate synthase — translation MPSHRYRDIYSRVEVPLTQRNWPDNRITKAPLWVPVDLRDGNQALAEPMDPARKRRFFELLIAMGYKEIEVGYPSASRTDYDFVRLLAETGLAPADVTIVVFTPARRDLLERTVESVRGIRNEVVVHMYTATAPAWRNMVLGKDRRELRELILDGGRVLRELAGDLPNVRFQFSPEVFNLTEPDYVLEICDAMTTLWDATPQRPVVLNLPATVEVATPNVYADQIEYMHRNLARRDSVILSVHPHNDRGTGIACAELAVLAGAERVEGCVFGNGERTGNVDIATLALNLHAQGVDPMIDFSDIDEIRRTVEYCTRLPIHERHPYVGDLVHTAFSGTHQDAIKKGMAEHRARAAETGRPEREIDWQVPYLPIDPADVGRSYDAVIRVNSQSGKGGIAYLLQAEYGLDLPRRLQIDFAKHVQRRADDTGLEITATELYDLFAATYLDDSEPAVVLKDWRTSGDGDAACTEITLVVDGATAVSEHHGIGPVAALTAALAKTGRAVEILSLTQQSIGGGNASTAITYLEYRIGARTGWSCGRSDSVLAASLAAVLRAANA, via the coding sequence ATGCCGTCGCACCGCTACCGCGATATCTACTCCCGCGTGGAAGTACCACTCACCCAGCGGAATTGGCCGGACAACCGGATCACGAAGGCGCCGCTGTGGGTGCCGGTCGATCTGCGCGACGGCAACCAGGCGCTGGCCGAGCCGATGGACCCGGCCCGCAAACGCCGTTTCTTCGAACTCCTGATCGCCATGGGCTACAAGGAGATCGAGGTCGGATACCCGTCGGCGTCGCGAACCGATTACGACTTCGTCCGGCTGCTCGCCGAAACCGGCCTGGCCCCAGCGGATGTCACCATCGTCGTATTCACCCCGGCCCGCAGGGATCTGCTGGAACGCACCGTCGAATCGGTGCGCGGCATCCGCAACGAGGTGGTGGTGCACATGTACACCGCGACCGCGCCCGCCTGGCGGAATATGGTGCTCGGCAAGGATCGCCGGGAACTGCGCGAGCTGATCCTGGACGGCGGCCGGGTGCTGCGTGAGCTCGCGGGCGATCTGCCGAACGTCCGATTCCAGTTCTCCCCAGAGGTTTTCAACCTCACCGAACCCGACTACGTGCTGGAGATCTGCGATGCGATGACCACGCTGTGGGATGCGACGCCGCAGCGGCCGGTGGTGCTGAACCTGCCCGCCACCGTCGAGGTCGCCACCCCCAACGTCTACGCCGACCAGATCGAATACATGCACCGCAACCTGGCCCGCCGGGACAGCGTGATCCTCTCGGTGCATCCGCACAACGACCGCGGCACCGGCATCGCCTGCGCCGAACTGGCGGTGCTCGCCGGGGCCGAGCGGGTCGAGGGCTGCGTCTTCGGCAACGGTGAACGCACCGGGAATGTCGATATCGCGACGCTGGCGTTGAATCTGCATGCGCAGGGCGTGGATCCGATGATCGACTTCTCCGATATCGACGAGATCCGCCGCACCGTCGAATACTGCACCCGGCTGCCGATCCACGAAAGGCACCCGTACGTCGGCGATCTCGTGCACACCGCGTTCTCCGGAACCCACCAGGACGCGATCAAGAAGGGTATGGCCGAACATCGGGCCAGGGCGGCCGAGACGGGGCGCCCGGAACGCGAAATCGACTGGCAGGTACCGTATCTGCCGATCGATCCGGCCGATGTCGGCCGCAGCTACGATGCGGTGATCCGGGTGAATTCGCAATCCGGCAAGGGCGGCATCGCCTACCTGCTGCAGGCGGAATACGGGCTGGACCTGCCGCGCAGGCTGCAGATCGATTTCGCGAAACACGTGCAGCGCCGCGCCGACGACACCGGCCTGGAGATCACCGCGACGGAACTGTACGACCTGTTCGCCGCCACCTACCTCGACGACTCGGAACCGGCTGTGGTGCTGAAGGATTGGCGCACCTCCGGCGACGGCGACGCGGCGTGCACGGAGATCACACTGGTCGTGGACGGCGCCACCGCCGTATCCGAACATCACGGGATCGGGCCGGTGGCGGCGCTCACCGCGGCGCTGGCGAAGACCGGCCGCGCGGTGGAGATTCTGAGCCTCACCCAGCAGTCTATCGGCGGCGGGAACGCGAGCACGGCCATCACCTATCTGGAATACCGGATCGGTGCGCGTACCGGATGGTCTTGCGGCCGTTCCGATTCCGTACTCGCGGCCTCGCTCGCCGCGGTGCTGCGGGCGGCGAACGCTTAG
- a CDS encoding PaaI family thioesterase gives MSAEQTGGDRLPTEDHHEGGFRPISELADEVRGVPEADIARGGPHYRQFISQVRGLMDRVRLANPSDELALETIATLKELNDKLDAAVVDEWSTPLWTRYDVPARGNITVPPYAVHHVGPDGIDATITFRDYHLGGNSAAHGGQIAVGFDELIGMAAAVHAGAVTRTASLTVDYRSITPLNTRLRLRAWAERREGRKVFLRATLHDGDRLCAEANGLFIVLNPGQQ, from the coding sequence ATGAGCGCTGAGCAGACCGGCGGTGATCGACTGCCGACCGAGGATCACCACGAGGGCGGATTCCGGCCGATATCCGAGCTGGCCGACGAGGTGCGCGGGGTGCCGGAGGCCGATATCGCGCGCGGCGGACCGCACTATCGGCAATTCATCTCGCAGGTCCGCGGTCTGATGGACCGGGTTCGGCTGGCGAACCCGTCCGACGAGCTCGCGCTCGAAACCATCGCGACGCTGAAGGAGCTCAACGACAAGCTCGACGCCGCGGTGGTCGACGAATGGTCGACGCCGCTCTGGACCCGCTACGACGTTCCCGCGCGCGGCAATATCACCGTGCCGCCGTACGCCGTGCACCATGTCGGCCCGGACGGCATCGACGCCACGATCACCTTCCGCGACTACCACCTCGGCGGTAATTCCGCCGCGCACGGCGGCCAGATCGCCGTCGGCTTCGACGAACTGATCGGCATGGCGGCGGCGGTGCACGCGGGCGCGGTCACCAGGACGGCGTCGCTGACCGTCGACTACCGATCCATCACGCCGCTGAATACCCGGCTGCGGCTGCGGGCTTGGGCCGAACGCCGAGAGGGGCGAAAGGTTTTCCTGCGCGCGACCCTGCACGACGGCGACCGGTTGTGCGCCGAAGCCAACGGGCTGTTCATCGTGCTCAATCCCGGCCAGCAGTAG
- a CDS encoding DinB family protein: MTWIAPDIQRTSPPLIADERPMLQAWLDTHRQTLLWKCSGLEAEQLRQRCVAPSTLSLLGLVRHMTEVERGWFRRTARGESIDYIYCSEDNWDGDLDDIADADPAATFAAFRSEIELADAAVADMSLDATFKHPRRPESEYSLRWVYIHMIEEYARHNGHADFLRERIDGATGD, from the coding sequence ATGACGTGGATCGCACCCGATATCCAACGCACCTCGCCGCCGCTGATCGCCGACGAACGCCCGATGCTGCAGGCCTGGCTGGACACCCATCGGCAGACCCTGCTGTGGAAATGCTCCGGTCTGGAGGCCGAACAGCTGCGCCAGCGGTGTGTCGCACCGTCGACGCTGTCGCTGCTCGGCCTGGTCCGGCATATGACGGAGGTGGAGCGCGGCTGGTTCCGGCGGACCGCGCGCGGCGAGTCGATCGACTACATCTACTGCTCCGAGGACAACTGGGACGGCGACCTCGACGATATCGCCGATGCCGATCCGGCCGCGACCTTCGCCGCGTTCCGCAGTGAGATCGAACTCGCCGACGCCGCCGTCGCCGATATGTCCCTCGACGCCACCTTCAAGCATCCGCGCAGGCCCGAATCGGAGTACAGCCTGCGCTGGGTATACATCCACATGATCGAGGAGTACGCCCGCCACAACGGCCACGCCGACTTCCTGCGCGAGCGCATCGACGGGGCGACCGGGGACTAA
- a CDS encoding HAD family hydrolase yields MAIAAVVFDMDGVLIDSEPVWERVRRGYVAERGGTWLPDTQTRLMGMSTGEWSAYLSADLRVGAEPGQVAADVIARMAEHYDTEVPLLPGAVDAVRRLRERWPLGLASSSPRTLIDVVLKHTGLADCFDVTCSTEEVERGKPAPDVYLTVTAALGVRPEVCAAIEDSSNGLRAAHAAGLRVIAAPRPEYPVAADAADLAAATIGSLDELTAELVAGSA; encoded by the coding sequence ATGGCGATCGCGGCGGTGGTCTTCGATATGGACGGCGTTCTGATCGATTCCGAGCCGGTGTGGGAGCGGGTGCGCCGCGGCTACGTGGCCGAACGCGGCGGCACCTGGCTGCCCGACACGCAGACCCGGCTGATGGGGATGAGCACGGGCGAGTGGTCGGCGTACCTGAGCGCGGATCTGCGGGTCGGCGCCGAACCCGGCCAGGTGGCCGCGGATGTCATCGCGCGCATGGCCGAGCATTACGACACCGAGGTGCCGCTGTTGCCCGGCGCGGTCGACGCGGTGCGCCGCCTGCGCGAACGCTGGCCGCTCGGGCTGGCCAGTTCGTCGCCGCGCACGCTCATCGATGTCGTCCTGAAGCACACCGGGCTGGCCGACTGCTTCGACGTCACCTGTTCGACCGAGGAGGTCGAGCGCGGCAAGCCCGCACCCGACGTCTACCTGACCGTCACCGCCGCCCTCGGCGTGCGCCCGGAAGTCTGTGCCGCCATTGAGGATTCGAGCAACGGCCTGCGCGCCGCACACGCCGCGGGCCTACGGGTGATCGCCGCACCGCGCCCCGAATATCCTGTCGCCGCGGACGCGGCCGATCTCGCCGCGGCCACCATCGGCTCACTCGACGAGCTGACCGCCGAACTGGTCGCCGGGTCGGCCTGA
- a CDS encoding NAD-dependent epimerase/dehydratase family protein, whose amino-acid sequence MRIMITGATEPSGLAVARMLTAAGHDVIGFDRPGRGPIDSEIPLLTGDFADPADCARAMAGCVSVLHLADRGLAGVAAAARKSGARVVVPVVAGARVAGRTESGVSALLRGVDGLMLRIPAVAGRRVGRETWRALEPLLGPDTAEGFQLLHTDDLERFLVAAAASQRTGIVELTAPGLVTPTEVRKLLRRAGIRYSAWVPGWSGRAPLLDPTAAQRDWGFRYGWSAREVVEDLVRGLLGRKPDCRGFHARLGAIPVPVRGSLSSPEPRAGGPGAAGEFADHYPSAAARHTRYATLPESPTPLTADLHLGALRLADKSVATLLGPALRYRLSAPRHGCGCFSVAAERDGAATARHGCGCSSAVDERDGAATVRHGYGGLPLAGERGSAATAFKGMARLLIVARRYRASVARIDAAARAEALDADDIRALTDAQLHVRALLSRDRLAQAWQAVAVGDVLTRWAGLDDDVSDPAKSLPAVARLARQCRADIALHAIARRGDVRAARAAWPAFDSVIDEIAHRGPDEYELMEPTFGDRPDLLLTAAAEFASHTACLPNMQSGIECIIAEDAIADADRPGGRRYVADRDRSRDAVARITHCLRLLVRERATRLVRSGRLVDPDDACYLTFDELFCPPRDYAERIVSRRTAVSAPGAQAIGRETEPRTAFGPADRP is encoded by the coding sequence ATGCGAATCATGATCACCGGAGCCACCGAGCCGAGCGGGCTGGCGGTGGCGCGGATGCTGACCGCGGCCGGACATGACGTGATCGGGTTCGACAGGCCGGGACGCGGACCCATCGATTCGGAAATACCGCTGCTGACCGGGGATTTCGCGGATCCGGCGGATTGCGCTCGGGCGATGGCGGGCTGCGTGAGCGTGTTGCATCTCGCCGATCGCGGCCTGGCCGGGGTCGCGGCCGCCGCGCGGAAGTCCGGTGCGCGCGTTGTGGTTCCGGTCGTCGCGGGGGCGCGCGTCGCGGGACGCACCGAATCCGGAGTTTCGGCGCTGCTGCGCGGCGTCGACGGCCTGATGCTCCGGATACCCGCCGTCGCCGGGCGTCGCGTCGGCCGGGAGACCTGGCGCGCGCTCGAACCCCTGCTCGGACCCGATACCGCGGAGGGTTTCCAGCTGCTGCACACCGACGATCTGGAACGCTTCCTGGTGGCGGCCGCCGCCTCGCAGCGCACCGGAATCGTCGAACTGACCGCGCCGGGCCTGGTGACACCGACCGAGGTGCGAAAGCTGCTGCGCCGTGCCGGAATTCGGTATTCGGCCTGGGTGCCAGGCTGGTCCGGCCGTGCACCACTGCTGGATCCGACGGCCGCGCAACGGGATTGGGGGTTCCGCTACGGTTGGTCGGCGCGGGAGGTCGTGGAGGACCTGGTGCGCGGACTGCTCGGCCGGAAACCGGACTGTCGCGGATTCCACGCGCGCCTCGGCGCTATCCCGGTGCCGGTACGCGGCAGCCTGTCGTCGCCTGAGCCGCGAGCCGGAGGGCCTGGTGCGGCAGGCGAATTCGCGGATCACTACCCGTCGGCCGCGGCTCGGCACACCCGATACGCCACCCTGCCCGAGTCCCCGACACCACTGACGGCCGACCTACATCTGGGCGCGCTGCGGCTCGCGGACAAGTCGGTGGCTACTTTGCTGGGCCCAGCACTCCGATATCGCCTGTCGGCCCCGAGGCACGGTTGCGGCTGTTTCTCGGTGGCGGCTGAGCGCGACGGCGCGGCGACGGCACGGCATGGTTGCGGCTGTTCTTCGGCGGTAGACGAGCGCGACGGCGCGGCAACCGTGCGGCACGGTTACGGCGGCCTCCCGCTCGCGGGCGAGCGCGGCAGTGCGGCAACCGCTTTCAAGGGCATGGCCCGACTATTGATTGTCGCGCGCAGATACCGGGCCTCGGTCGCGCGGATCGACGCCGCCGCCCGTGCCGAGGCGTTGGATGCCGACGATATCCGTGCGCTCACCGACGCGCAGCTGCATGTGCGCGCGCTGCTGTCGCGGGACCGCCTCGCGCAGGCGTGGCAGGCCGTCGCGGTCGGTGATGTGCTCACCCGATGGGCGGGGCTGGACGATGATGTTTCGGATCCGGCGAAATCCCTACCGGCCGTTGCGCGTTTGGCACGGCAGTGCCGTGCCGATATTGCACTGCATGCCATTGCGCGCCGCGGTGACGTGCGCGCGGCGCGAGCGGCGTGGCCCGCATTCGACTCCGTGATCGACGAGATCGCCCATCGCGGCCCCGACGAATACGAGCTGATGGAGCCGACTTTCGGAGACCGCCCGGACCTCCTCTTGACCGCTGCGGCCGAATTCGCTTCACACACAGCATGTTTGCCGAATATGCAAAGTGGCATCGAATGCATAATTGCCGAGGATGCCATTGCTGACGCGGATCGGCCCGGCGGGCGGCGATACGTCGCCGATCGTGACCGATCCCGCGACGCGGTAGCCCGGATCACCCACTGCCTACGCCTACTGGTGCGGGAACGCGCGACCCGGCTGGTACGGTCCGGCCGACTCGTCGACCCCGATGATGCCTGCTACCTGACCTTCGACGAACTGTTCTGTCCGCCCAGGGATTACGCCGAGCGGATCGTATCCCGCCGCACGGCGGTATCCGCGCCGGGCGCGCAGGCCATCGGGCGAGAAACGGAACCGCGCACCGCCTTCGGGCCCGCGGATCGGCCGTAA
- a CDS encoding SDR family oxidoreductase, translating to MLLRDKVVVVSGVGPGLGRAIAVQSARAGADVVLASRTEARLTEVAKEIGELGRRAVVVPTDIDDEAASAHLAESAVSAFGRVDTLVNNAFAIPPIVDLAEVDLDQVRAGFETNVLAALRLTRLFIPALTESKGSVIMINSAVLRHSRRTFGPYKMAKASLLALAQSLATELGPQGIRVNTVAPGYIWADNLKWYFNYLAQQRGISADEVYAETARTIDLRKLPEPDEIADAVVFFASHLARAITGACLDVNGGEYHH from the coding sequence ATGTTGTTGCGGGACAAGGTGGTCGTGGTTTCCGGGGTCGGCCCCGGGCTGGGCCGGGCGATCGCGGTGCAGAGCGCCCGGGCCGGCGCCGACGTGGTGCTGGCCTCGCGCACCGAGGCGCGACTCACCGAGGTGGCCAAGGAGATCGGCGAGCTGGGGCGGCGCGCGGTGGTGGTGCCCACCGATATCGACGACGAGGCGGCGTCCGCGCACCTGGCGGAATCGGCGGTCAGCGCGTTCGGGCGGGTGGACACGCTGGTGAACAACGCGTTCGCCATACCGCCGATCGTGGATCTCGCCGAGGTCGACCTGGATCAGGTGCGGGCCGGATTCGAGACCAATGTGCTTGCGGCGCTGCGGCTCACCCGGCTGTTCATTCCGGCGCTCACCGAATCGAAGGGTTCGGTGATCATGATCAACTCGGCGGTCTTGCGGCATTCCCGGCGCACCTTCGGTCCGTACAAGATGGCGAAGGCGAGCCTGCTCGCGCTGGCGCAGAGCCTGGCCACCGAGCTCGGGCCGCAGGGTATTCGAGTGAATACCGTTGCGCCCGGCTATATTTGGGCCGACAACCTGAAGTGGTACTTCAATTACCTCGCCCAGCAGCGCGGCATCTCCGCCGACGAGGTCTACGCCGAGACCGCGCGCACCATCGACCTGCGCAAACTACCGGAACCCGACGAGATCGCCGACGCCGTAGTCTTTTTCGCCTCGCATCTGGCGCGGGCGATCACGGGGGCGTGCCTCGACGTCAACGGCGGCGAATACCACCACTAG
- a CDS encoding ABC transporter ATP-binding protein, whose protein sequence is MNDYRRPVLELTEVTFRREGKQIIDGISLTVRSDQHWALLGPNGAGKSTLLGFCGAVTFPTTGTVRVLGEQMGRVDLAQLRRSIGHVNPRHPLRYSLTVREVVLTGITATIDTPMRWTPTADEIRRADAMIDTLGLKGKADEIWPTLSQGERGRTLIARALIAEPRLLLFDEPSTGLDLAAREQLLETIDSLGETHPDVASILVTHHLEELPSTTTHALLIADGRTVAAGSARDVVTTENVSAAFAHPVEVRHDQGRWTARARVDRLGYPD, encoded by the coding sequence GTGAACGATTACCGCAGGCCCGTGCTCGAACTCACCGAGGTGACCTTCCGCCGCGAGGGCAAGCAGATCATCGACGGCATCTCGCTCACCGTGCGCTCCGACCAGCACTGGGCCCTGCTCGGCCCGAACGGCGCGGGCAAGAGCACCCTGCTCGGATTCTGCGGCGCCGTAACGTTTCCCACCACCGGCACGGTCCGGGTGCTCGGCGAACAGATGGGCCGGGTGGACCTGGCCCAGCTGCGCCGCTCCATCGGGCATGTGAATCCCCGCCATCCCCTGCGGTATTCGCTGACGGTGCGCGAGGTGGTGCTCACCGGCATCACCGCGACGATCGATACGCCGATGCGCTGGACGCCGACCGCCGACGAAATCCGCCGCGCCGACGCGATGATCGACACGCTCGGGCTGAAGGGTAAGGCCGACGAGATCTGGCCGACCCTGTCCCAGGGCGAGCGTGGCCGCACCTTGATCGCCCGCGCGCTCATCGCCGAACCGCGGCTGCTGCTGTTCGACGAGCCGTCCACCGGCCTCGATCTCGCTGCCCGCGAACAACTTCTGGAAACCATCGACTCACTCGGCGAAACCCATCCCGATGTCGCATCGATCCTGGTCACCCACCATCTGGAGGAGTTGCCGAGCACCACGACGCATGCGCTGCTCATCGCCGACGGCCGCACCGTCGCCGCGGGATCGGCCCGCGATGTGGTCACCACCGAGAACGTCAGCGCCGCTTTCGCTCACCCGGTCGAGGTGCGCCACGATCAGGGACGCTGGACCGCGCGGGCCAGGGTGGACCGCCTCGGCTATCCGGACTGA